The following DNA comes from Halorubrum sp. BV1.
ATCGTCCCGCTCGCGATCGACGCGGAGACGTACGAACAGATCGACCAGGGAGACGACATCGAGATCGTCGACGACGTGCCCGCCGGCGTCAACTCCGGCCAAACGGAGTTCACCGCGCGCGTGAACGACGACTGGGAGTTCACCGCCGAACTCGACGCCTCCGAACGCGAGCGCGAGATCCTCGCCGCCGGCGGCAAGCTCTCGTGGGTCAAACAGCAGCACGCCGACGACGGGTCCGGCGCTGCCCCGGCCGACGACTAAGCACGCGGCGCGGATCTGCGGACTTCTCTCTATTCTCTCGCACGCAGAGCACCGCCGCTCTCCGTCGCAATGGGAGCGCCCTGCCATCGCCGTGTTCGAAGCGCCGTCGCTCACGAAGCGGGTCTGCAAAAACAAAACACGGCTGTCGCCGGTACAGCGCCGGAGCCGACCTCAGCGGGCGGCGGCGGCGACGCGCTCGCGCTCCTCCTTCTGTGAGATGGAGTAGGAGCGCTCGGGGTCGTAGTCGGCGGCAGCGACCAGTTCGTTCGCGAGCGCGTCGGCGGCGGACGTGCTCGATTTGTACGTCGCGCTGGCGACGCCGTCGGAGATGAAAAGCAGCGCCTGATCGACGCGGCGCTGCGGTGCGACGTCGACCGCTTTCGGGACGGAGATGCCGCCGTACTTCAGGCGGACGGTCTCCTCGCGAGGCGCGGCGTTCTCCACGGCGCTGACGAGGATCTGGACCGGATTCTCTTCGGTGCGCTCGTGGACGACGTCGAAGGCGTCACGGACGATCCGCGTCGCCTGCTGTTTCTTGCCCGTGTTCTCTTCGGTCTGCATCAGGCGGTTGATCAGCCGCTCGACTAAGGAGATCTCGGACTTCTTGAACTGCTTGGACGCGTGGCGACCCATCGTGTGCGCGATGGGCGTCACGGTCATGTAGCGCTTCGTCGAGGGGTCGTCGTAGGCGATCTCGGTGACGTCCCACACGCCGAACAGCTTCGCGTTCTCGTTTGCGGCCTCGCTCGACGCGGGCGCGTCCGGGTCCGGCTCGTCGGCGGCGACGTCCTCTGCGGACGCCGCCTCGGACTCCTCTCCGCTCATCGGACGGGCTTCTCCGCGTTACCGCGTACCAGTTCGATCATGGAGACGCCGTTGACCTTTTCGACCTTGTAGTTGACACCGGAGAGGTCGCCCATCGCGCGACCCTTGGCCCCACCGATCCCGGCGATCGTGACCTCGTCGTGCTCGTCGATGAACGAGATAGCGCCGTCACCGGGACAGAACGCGGTGACCTGCTTCCCGTTCTTGATGAGCTGGACGCGGACGCACTTTCGGATCGCCGAGTTCGGCTGCTTTGCCTCGATGCCGACCTTCTCCAGTACGATCCCGCGCGCCTGCGGGGCACCTTCGAGGGGGTCGGACTTCTTTTTGAGCCCGCGCTCGCGCCGAGCGTACTCGGAGTCGGACCAGCGGCGTTTCTGCCGGTCCTGCTTGAGCTTACGGGCCGCGTACTTGCCGTTCGCCATCGTACATCCACTTCCAAACGAAGGTACTTAAGCGTCGTCTTTCGACTCGGAGAAACGCCCGCAGATCGCTCGAACGGTACCTCTCGCCGGATCTGAGGCTGTTTCGTGACAGAAGGACGGTCGCACAGAATCGCTGAGCGGATAAGCGGCGGCGAGAACGCGTCGTTTCCGCCTCCCTGACAGCCGGGTTGACGGTCAGGTCAACTGGATGTCGTCGATGTCGTGGTGACGGTCCGCCAGCCGGCGCGCCGTTTCGATGTTCGTCCCGTCCGCGCCGATGGCCACGCCGCGGTCGGCGTCTTGCACCTCGACGTACGCGACCCGATCGTTCTGTTCGGAGATCGTCACCGCGTTCACCGCCGCCGGTGCGAGCGCGTTCGCGACGAACGCCTCCGGCGTGTCGGCGTCTTCGACCAACTCGATCGACGCATCAAGCCGTCGCTCGGCTTCCTCGACCGTCTCTCCCGCCTGTCCGATCGCCGAGGCCATCTCGCCGGCCGGAACGAGGAACACGAGCCGGTCGCTCTCCACGAGGCAGTCGGTCGGTGCGACCCCGGTCAGTTCGTCGAACCGACCGATGTAGCGCCGCGCCTCGTCGGAGAGTTCGACGCGCATCAGTCGTCGCCGACGACCCGCGAACCCATCCGGAGGTCGACGTCGCCGGTGCCAAGCGAGATCGGCTTGCCGGCGATGACGTTCTCTATGACCCCGTCGAGCTCGTCGTACTCGCCGTGGACCGCGGCGTCGAGCAGGTGGTTAACCGTCACCTCGAACGCCGCGCGCGCGAGTACCGAGTCTTTCGACCCGGAGATGCCGTGGCGACCGATGGACTCGATCTCGCCGTTGTTCGTCATGATGTCGGCGACGAGCATGAGGTGTCGAACGTTCACGTCGTCGAGCCCCTGCTCTTCGAGCGTGTTCTTCGTCTCGTCGATGATCGTCTCGCGGGCCGCCTCCACGCCGAGGTTGCGGTACACCTCGTGGATGTTGTTACACGTGGTTCGTGACGCGTCGACGCCCTCGATGGAGAGCGTGTCGCCGAACGCCGAGCCCTCGGTGTAGAGGACGAACTCCTCTCGGCCGTCGATCTCCTCTTTGCGGATGACGACGCGCTCGATCTCTTCGATACCCTTGAAGACGATGTCGCGGAGCCGCTCGACGAGCTGGAGCAGCTCGCGGTAGCTCGGCTCGTTCGGGCCGAACTCGATCACCGTTCCCGACTGTCGGGTGTCGACGCCGAGCGAGTCCTCGATCGTCTCTGCGATGATCTCCGCGACTTCGGACGGGTCCGAGTGCGTCGGCCACCGCTCCAAGAGGGTGTCGTCGTTGAGGTCGATCCGCACGAGCATGTCCGCGACGTTCGTCGACACGTCGCCGAGCGCGAGGATCCTGGTGGCCTCGATCGACCAGACGACCTCGTGGGCCTTCTGTCGGTCCGTCGCGTACTCGCCTTCGAGGTGGACCGTCATCATCGGCGTGTCCGGCGTCTTCCGGGCGTCCACCAACTCGATGAGCCGGGGGAGCCCCTGCGTGACGTCGATCTCCGCGACGCCGGCGTAGTGGAACGTGTTCATCGTCATCTGCGTTCCGGGCTCACCGATCGACTGCGCCGAGACGGTCCCGACGGGGTCGAGGGGGTCGACCCGCGTGTCGAGATAGCGGTTCTCGACCCCAGTCGCGATGTCGGTGGCCTGTTCGATGGTGACCTCGCCGTTTTCGGCCGCCTTCCGGTCTATCGCCTCGTACACCTCACTTTTGAGGCGCGGCGGAAGCTCGGTCGCCTCCACGACCGCCTCAATGTCGTCGGTGACGTGGTCGTACTCAGTCATCGGACTCCACCCCCGTGCCCGCGGCCTTGTTCAGGCCGGGGCCGGCGTGCTCCGAGAGGTTCGTCGGCGGCGCGCGCTCGCCGAGGAATCGGTCCTTCTCGTCGTTGGAGTCGAACTCCGCGTCGACGACGCGGTCGACGATCTCGTCGACGTCGATACCGTCGCCCTCGCCGGAGGAGACTTTCACCGGAGAGGTGCCGTCCTCGCCGAACTCGAACTGGACGATCCGGCCCGAGGTGTCCCGAACCGTTCCGTCGTACTGCGCTTCGAGTTCCGAAAGCGCGTTGATGAGCCGCCGCTGCAGGTAGCCGGACTTCGAGGTCCGGACCGCCGTGTCGACGAGCCCCTCGCGTCCCCCCATCGCGTGGAAGAAGAACTCCTCCGGCGTGAGACCGCCTCGATAGGAGTTCTCCACGAAGCCGTGCGCCTCCGCGGAGAGGTCGTTCTCTTTGTAGTGTGAGAGCGTCCGGTCCTCGTAGCCTCGATTGATTCGCTCGCCGCGAACCGCCTGCTGGCCGACGGAACCGGCCATCTGCGTGAGGTTCAGCATCGACCCACGCGCACCGGAGCGGGCCATCACGACCGCCGGGTTGTCGTCGCCGAAGTGCTGGTCTGCGATCTCGCCGGCCGAGTCGCGGGCCTTCCCGAGCGTCTGCATGATCTTCATCTCCAGCGTCTCGTCGACGCCGCGACCGGGCAGCGACTCCAGTTCGCCGGCCTCGTACGTCGCGATCAGTTCCTGAACGCGGTCGTACGCGCTCCCGATCGCGTCGTCGACTTGCTCTTCGGCCTCCGGCGGGATCGACTCGTCGTCGATCCCGATCGAGAAGCCGAAGTGCATGATCGCGCGCATCGCGAGCGAGGCGATCTCGTTGATGAACACGCGCGAGCGCGTCTCGCCGTACTCCTTTGTGAGCGTGTCGACGACCTCGCCGCCGAACGCGCCCACCGCGTCCTCGTCTATCGTTCCCTCGACCAGCTGGCCGCTCTCGATGACGACCTCGTCGCCGGTCGACGACGTAAAGTGAAGCGACAGGTCTTCCGGAAGCAGCTCCGAGAACAGCGTTCGGCCCGTCCAGAACTCGTTGCCGTCGTCGTCGACGCCGTCGGCGTCTGGCAGTTCGTCGACGCGCGTGGCCCGGAGCAGGTCGAGCGCCTGCGTCTCCGTGAACTCTGGGTTCGTGTGGGTGAGCAGGTACGTCCCGGAGATGTGGTCTTGGATCGCACCGATGATGTTCCCGCCGAACCGCGGCGAGAGGATCTGTTCTTGCACGCGCATCAACACGCGCGCCTCGGCGCGGGCCTCCTCGTTCTGGAGGGCGTGCATGTTCATCTCGTCGCCGTCGAAGTCGGCGTTGTACGGCGGACAGACGACGGTGTTGAGCCGGAACGTCTTGTACGGCATCACCACGACCTCGTGGGCCATGATCGACATCCGGTGCAGCGAGGGCTGCCGGTTGAAGATCACGATGTCGCCGTCGACGAGGTGGCGGTTCACCTCCCACTCGGCCTCGACCTTCTCTGCGAGCTCCTCGCAGTTCTTCTCGGTCACCTTCAGCCGCCGCCCGTCGGGGCGGCGCACGTAGTTCGCGCCGGGGTGTGCTTCCGGTCCGTTCCGGACGTACTGACGCGCTTCATCGACGTTACGCTCGGTGACGTTGAGCGTCTGGGTCATCTCCTTTGCAACCCGGTCCGGAACCCCCACCTCGTTGAGCGAGAGCGTCGGATCCGGCGAGATGACGGTTCGGGCGGAGAAGTTGACGCGCTTCCCGGACAGCGAGCCGCGGAAGCGGCCCTCCTTCCCCTTCAGCCGCTGGCTGAGGGTTTTCAGGGGGCGGCCGGAGCGGTGACGCGCCGGCGGCGTCCCGCTGATCTCGTTGTCGACGAAGGTGGTCACGTGGTACTGGAGGAGTTCCCAGAGGTCCTCGATGATGAGCTGTGGGGCTCCAGCCTCGCGATTCTCCATGAACCGCTGGTTGATCCGGATGATGTCGACGAGCTTGTGGGTGAGGTCGTCCTCGGAGCGCTGCCCGTTGTCGAGCGTGATGGATGGACGCGTCGTCACCGGCGGGACGGGAAGCACCGTCAGGATCATCCACTCCGGCCGGGAGTGCTCGGAGTCGATGCCGAGCACCTCCAGATCCTCGTCCGGGATGTCCTCGAACCAGTCGCGGATGTCCGAGGGCATCAGCTTGTTCATGTCCTCTTCGGTGAGGTCGATGTCGAGCGCCTTCTCGATGGCGCGTCGGTCCTCCTTGCGGGGACGGAACTCACCGGCCATGATCTCGTTGATCCGGTCGACGGCGATGTCCGTCTTCTCGGCGAGTTCCTGCGGTGAGGTGCCGGGATCGTCCTCCTCCTCGTCGGGCTGCATCGCGGCTGCGATGCGCTCCGAGTACTCGCCCGAGAGCACGTCCTGGACCTCGTAGTACGTGGTCGGCTTCTCGTGTTTGATGTCCGCCTGCGGCTCGCCGCAGAACGGACAGGTGCTCGCCTTCCGCGCCTGCCGGACCGCGGCCTTCAACACGTCGTGTTCGTCGTCGCCGAGTTCCTGTGCCCGCTCGTAGCGGTCGCGGAACTCGTCGCGCTGCGCCTCGTCTAGGGCGAGCCGTCCGCACTCGCGGCACGTCGAGCGGAGCAGCCGCCGGATGAGCTTCGTGAACCCGACGTGGATCACGGGGGCCGCCAGTTCGATGTGGCCGAAGTGGCCGTTACAGGAACCGGAGTGCGAGCCGCAGGTCCGACACTCCAAGCCGGGGTCGATGACGCCGAGCCGCGGGTCCATGAGCCCCATGTCGATCGGATAGCCGTCGTCGTCGTACGTGTCGGCCGTAATCACCTTCGTCGCAGACATGTCCCGGTACGTCTCCGGGTCCATGAGGCCGAAGTCGATGCCGCCGAGCACTTTCGGTGTTTGCATTGACATTTAAATCGCGTCCTCCAGTTCGAGTTTCGGTCGGATGCCGAGGGCGATCATCTCGTCGAGCAGCAGCTTGAACGCGTAGCTGACCTCAAGTTCGTGGATGTCGTCCTCGTCGCCGGTGACGGGGTCGTACACGCGGCGTTGCTCTCTGTCCTCGACCGCGACGAGGCCGGTTTCGGCCGAGACGTGTACGGTCTCCGCGTCAGACGATTCGAGCAGCCGCTCGTTGAGAACCATCGACGCGCCGTGGCCGATGATCGTGTCGCGCTCCATCTCCCCGACGCGCAGGCCGCCCTCGCGGGCACGCCCCTCGGTCGGCTGGCGCGTGAGCACCTGCACCGGCCCGCGCGAGCGGGCGTGGAGCTTGTTCGACACCATGTGGTACAGCTTGTGATAGAAGATCGTCCCGACGAAGATCTCCGCCTCGATCTTCTCGCCGGTGACACCGGAGTACATGACCTCTTTGCCGGAGGACTTGAATCCGTGCTCTTCGAGTCCGCCGCGAAGTTCCTCCTCGTCTTCGCCCTGGAACGGCGTTCCGTCGACGCGCGAGCCGCGCAGCGAACCGACCTTGCCGCCGAGCATCTCCAGTACGTGGCCGACCGTCATCCGCGACGGCAGCGCGTGCGGATTCATCACGAGGTCGGGGACGACGCCCTCTTCGGTGAAGGGCATATCCTCCTGCGGTGCGAGGTGGCCCACGACGCCCTTCTGGCCGTGACGGGACGCGAACTTGTCGCCCAGTTCGGGGACGCGCTGGTCGCGTACTTTCACCTTCGAGAGTTTCGACCCGTCTTCGCCCTCCATCAGCGTTACCGTGTCG
Coding sequences within:
- the rpoA2 gene encoding DNA-directed RNA polymerase subunit A''; translation: MTEYDHVTDDIEAVVEATELPPRLKSEVYEAIDRKAAENGEVTIEQATDIATGVENRYLDTRVDPLDPVGTVSAQSIGEPGTQMTMNTFHYAGVAEIDVTQGLPRLIELVDARKTPDTPMMTVHLEGEYATDRQKAHEVVWSIEATRILALGDVSTNVADMLVRIDLNDDTLLERWPTHSDPSEVAEIIAETIEDSLGVDTRQSGTVIEFGPNEPSYRELLQLVERLRDIVFKGIEEIERVVIRKEEIDGREEFVLYTEGSAFGDTLSIEGVDASRTTCNNIHEVYRNLGVEAARETIIDETKNTLEEQGLDDVNVRHLMLVADIMTNNGEIESIGRHGISGSKDSVLARAAFEVTVNHLLDAAVHGEYDELDGVIENVIAGKPISLGTGDVDLRMGSRVVGDD
- a CDS encoding 30S ribosomal protein S12, whose protein sequence is MANGKYAARKLKQDRQKRRWSDSEYARRERGLKKKSDPLEGAPQARGIVLEKVGIEAKQPNSAIRKCVRVQLIKNGKQVTAFCPGDGAISFIDEHDEVTIAGIGGAKGRAMGDLSGVNYKVEKVNGVSMIELVRGNAEKPVR
- a CDS encoding 30S ribosomal protein S7, coding for MSGEESEAASAEDVAADEPDPDAPASSEAANENAKLFGVWDVTEIAYDDPSTKRYMTVTPIAHTMGRHASKQFKKSEISLVERLINRLMQTEENTGKKQQATRIVRDAFDVVHERTEENPVQILVSAVENAAPREETVRLKYGGISVPKAVDVAPQRRVDQALLFISDGVASATYKSSTSAADALANELVAAADYDPERSYSISQKEERERVAAAAR
- a CDS encoding DNA-directed RNA polymerase subunit A'; this translates as MQTPKVLGGIDFGLMDPETYRDMSATKVITADTYDDDGYPIDMGLMDPRLGVIDPGLECRTCGSHSGSCNGHFGHIELAAPVIHVGFTKLIRRLLRSTCRECGRLALDEAQRDEFRDRYERAQELGDDEHDVLKAAVRQARKASTCPFCGEPQADIKHEKPTTYYEVQDVLSGEYSERIAAAMQPDEEEDDPGTSPQELAEKTDIAVDRINEIMAGEFRPRKEDRRAIEKALDIDLTEEDMNKLMPSDIRDWFEDIPDEDLEVLGIDSEHSRPEWMILTVLPVPPVTTRPSITLDNGQRSEDDLTHKLVDIIRINQRFMENREAGAPQLIIEDLWELLQYHVTTFVDNEISGTPPARHRSGRPLKTLSQRLKGKEGRFRGSLSGKRVNFSARTVISPDPTLSLNEVGVPDRVAKEMTQTLNVTERNVDEARQYVRNGPEAHPGANYVRRPDGRRLKVTEKNCEELAEKVEAEWEVNRHLVDGDIVIFNRQPSLHRMSIMAHEVVVMPYKTFRLNTVVCPPYNADFDGDEMNMHALQNEEARAEARVLMRVQEQILSPRFGGNIIGAIQDHISGTYLLTHTNPEFTETQALDLLRATRVDELPDADGVDDDGNEFWTGRTLFSELLPEDLSLHFTSSTGDEVVIESGQLVEGTIDEDAVGAFGGEVVDTLTKEYGETRSRVFINEIASLAMRAIMHFGFSIGIDDESIPPEAEEQVDDAIGSAYDRVQELIATYEAGELESLPGRGVDETLEMKIMQTLGKARDSAGEIADQHFGDDNPAVVMARSGARGSMLNLTQMAGSVGQQAVRGERINRGYEDRTLSHYKENDLSAEAHGFVENSYRGGLTPEEFFFHAMGGREGLVDTAVRTSKSGYLQRRLINALSELEAQYDGTVRDTSGRIVQFEFGEDGTSPVKVSSGEGDGIDVDEIVDRVVDAEFDSNDEKDRFLGERAPPTNLSEHAGPGLNKAAGTGVESDD
- a CDS encoding NusA-like transcription termination signal-binding factor, which codes for MRVELSDEARRYIGRFDELTGVAPTDCLVESDRLVFLVPAGEMASAIGQAGETVEEAERRLDASIELVEDADTPEAFVANALAPAAVNAVTISEQNDRVAYVEVQDADRGVAIGADGTNIETARRLADRHHDIDDIQLT